The DNA segment GCATTCCCTGAACATCGGTCGGTGGCATCTCGAGAGTTTCGCGTATCATAGGCATCGGATAATACCGGGAAAATTGCTGGGAATAATATATTTCTTTGCCGTTCGTTTTTACGATATCGGGCTCGTCTATGCCCTGTACTTGTACGTTAGTTTGAGATACGCGTTCGGCTTGTCCACCCCCGCCGCCCTCGCTAAGCGGCATCGCGGCTGGCATGAGTGCATCTGTTGCGCCTACCATTCTTCCTGCGCTCAAAAATGATTTCATTCCAAATCCTTGTTGTTCTATAGCATCCAAAATATAGGATTTGAACTCTTCGTCGGAGGCAAATTTTTTAAGTCCTGCCTTTTGAAAAACCGGTGAAACACCAGGAGTTTGAGATTGAGAAGGATCGGCGCTTGCCGAGGGAGAAACTTGGGGAGCCATTGAAAACGGCCAGGTGTGAAGGTAAAATTTTGCGGACGTAGCATATCCTCCGGCAAGCACGATCGCCACGCCAAAGCCGGTGAGTAGAAGCTTCATGGAGACCGACGAGGATGCGGTTTCGTACGACTGTACCGCCGGCACAATCGTTGCTCGGTTTACTTGTCCCGAGTATTCCCGGGGGGCTTGCGCCGAGGAAGCACCCTCCTGTGTGCCGGATACGTCATAAGTTGCCAGAGCGTCTTTGATATCCGCTTCCGGCCAGCCCGCACCTAAAAGATCCTGGCGGATTGCTTCATCCGCAGTACCTGAGTTTTTTGCCTGCTTAATATAGTCTAACAATTTTTGATTTGGCATAATTTGACCTTAAGGATTATAAACGTGAATTCTACATATATAATACATCATTTTAAAAAAACGTACACGATGTATCCCAGTAAGAAATACGGCGCACCGTCGTGCCAGCCAGGATCGAACAAATAAAACTGGTCGCAGAAGCTACTTGGAGAGGAACCATTCTTTGAACGGTCAGTGGGCCAGCCGGGAACGCCGTATGACCAGCATCAGCACGAAAATCGCATTGGCAAGCACCAGGTAGGAGGGGTAAAGAGCCGTAACAAGAGAAAATTGTTTCAAGGCAACCAAGCCGATGGCAAATTTGACCACGCTAAGGAAGAAGGTGAGTAATGTTTCCTCATGGGGTTTTGTAAATGATTTGCGGAACGTCGGAACAAACCCAAGTGCGTCAATGATGGTGACCAGAACGATCGAAAGCAGAGGGCTCTTCGTGATAAACCACAAGACTAACGCCATAGCCGCGCCGAGCAAACTTGCCCAGTCTATCGGCAGAATGTTCTTTTTGCTTTGTTTCAGCGCAAAGAAAAAAATAATGAAATTTACGAAAGCAGAAAATCCGGTTACCCATGCGCCAGGTCCCCCGCCACCCGCCAACTGGCCGGCGCACCCGATGGATGACAACGTTCCCCACACAAGCCACGTAAAAGCATGCGGTTTTGTAGTACCGAGAAAAACATCTCGGAAGTAGGGAATGTAGCTTACAAACGCTACGAGAGTCGCGATAGCGCCAAGAATAATCTTATAGTCCATGGATGCTGAAATTCTCTTACAACAACTCTGCCATGCGCACTCCGAAGAAGCGCCCAAATAACTTTTCTCCTGCATCGCCGACCCCTTTCGGTTCTACGATACGTTCTTGCCAAGATGTCCCCGCACACGCCTAGTTAGCACGGATACTTAAGCCAGGTATCTCAAATATTTTCTGCCGCGAGGCAAAGCCGGAGACAAGCTTCACGCGCGAGGAAGCAATCCCAAAATGCCGGGCAAGCGCCCGCGCGATCGCATTATTTGCCCGGTCTTCTTTCGGAGGCTCTTTCACCAAAACCTTGAAGTGGGTCTTGTCGGCCTGTTCCACCCGCTCATTTTTCGCGTTCGGTTTCGCTCTCACAAATATTTTCATATTCCTAAGAATTTACCAATCCGTTTCCCAATCAGTTCAAACTAAGCAAAAGCACGAAAAGCGTCATAACGGTGAACGCAAAAAAGATCGCGAGGGTTGAGAAAAGAAGGGAAAGCGCTTCTTTTTTATTGCCGTCAAGGTACCACAAAATCGGCCTGCCAAAGAGCGCAAGACCCATGAAAGCCGCCGAAAACACAAGCAATAGGAGCATTGCGATAGGAACAAGAACTGTTTTTTGAGGTCCAAAATTTTTCGGCGCATAGAACATGAACGAGGCCACGGCGATAACATAGAGAGCCGCCCCTAGCGCGTTGAGCAAGGCGTTTATGATAATTGCGTGTTTTGTATCTTTATGAAAAAACATACGTTCTGCGATTTTTTAATACTTATATTGTGGCACAAGAATTCTTTATAAGGTCCCGTCTGAACTCCCTGTACCCTGGCTGGGTGTTGAAACGGGCATTCCTGTTGGAGGCGGTGATTCTTCAGGCGGATTGGGTAACGCCGCAGAAGAGCTTGCGGTCATTGCCCTTGGCGTTGTAATTACAGGGTCTGCCGGATTTAAGGTCTGCGTTTTGGATGGCGTGGGGGACGGTCCCTTTGATGGTTCTGCGGTTGGCTGTGGGGATGGGATCGGAGAGGAAATCGGCGAGATGCTTGGCAATTCTTCCACTCCGATTACGGCAGGGGAGGAACCTATATTTTCCGAATCCACATTGGCGGTGCCGCAGGTCATTTTACAATACCCAAGCCCCGCCGCCCCGGCCACTCCCGCTACCGCAAGCAAAGCCAATATGTTTTTTAAGATATCCTGGAGACGCTTTTGTGACGCGGCCTCTTTCTTCTTTTTCTCTTCATCCTCTTTCTTTTCACTCTCTTCCTCAAGCTCAAGCTCTATCGGTTCTTCAAAATCAAGGCTTGCCGAATTGATGCGATACTGTACCCGGCCTTCTTTGGCCGGGTCCTTCACCACATAGCCCAAATGACTGCCGCACTCTTTACACGACACCTCTTTTTGTATCTTGCCCGCAGGCATCACAGGGGTTAGCGTAAGGCGCTTGATATCCACGGGCTCCTTGAAACTCGGCCAGCCGGTG comes from the bacterium genome and includes:
- a CDS encoding DUF167 domain-containing protein, translating into MKIFVRAKPNAKNERVEQADKTHFKVLVKEPPKEDRANNAIARALARHFGIASSRVKLVSGFASRQKIFEIPGLSIRAN
- the msrB gene encoding peptide-methionine (R)-S-oxide reductase MsrB encodes the protein MDEQGFRKKLNPEQYRVMREKGEERPYTGKYWDSEAKGTYVCAACNSVLFSSDAKFDSNTGWPSFKEPVDIKRLTLTPVMPAGKIQKEVSCKECGSHLGYVVKDPAKEGRVQYRINSASLDFEEPIELELEEESEKKEDEEKKKKEAASQKRLQDILKNILALLAVAGVAGAAGLGYCKMTCGTANVDSENIGSSPAVIGVEELPSISPISSPIPSPQPTAEPSKGPSPTPSKTQTLNPADPVITTPRAMTASSSAALPNPPEESPPPTGMPVSTPSQGTGSSDGTL